A genomic stretch from Seriola aureovittata isolate HTS-2021-v1 ecotype China chromosome 13, ASM2101889v1, whole genome shotgun sequence includes:
- the ncmap gene encoding noncompact myelin-associated protein — MQASTVSPVTNTTVPSNTATVTKSKEQILIQSSGAMIAVIVIGIIIILTILLLILKTYNRRTHASRVLGASGGSKPRPKMSQSTGQSSMPLSTMGVNSVSGSIGNSNPATENGFQLPRVELSSVEGNHIEQFSTTSGSTVVTIHDTPSLGNT; from the exons ATGCAAGCTTCAACTGTCTCACCTGTGACCAACACTACAGTACCTTCAAATACAGCCACTGTCACAAAGTCCAAAGAGCAAATACTCATCCAAA gtTCTGGGGCTATGATCGCTGTCATTGTCATAGGTATCATCATCATTCTCACCATTCTACTGCTCATCCTGAAGACGTACAACAG GCGGACACATGCGTCCAGAGTCCTGGGAGCCAGCGGCGGCTCCAAACCTCGTCCGAAGATGTCGCAATCCACTGGTCAGAGCAGCATGCCGCTGAGCACCATGGGAGTCAACTCTGTGTCAGGCAGCATCGGCAATTCAAACCCAGCCACAGAGAATGGCTTCCAACTGCCCAGAGTGGAGCTGAGCAGCGTGGAGGGAAACCACATAGAGCAGTTCAGCACCACCAGCGGCTCTACTGTGGTCACCATACATGACACTCCATCATTAGGAAACACATAG
- the tmem234 gene encoding transmembrane protein 234, producing the protein MATVVELLSLLLVSLLWGCTNPFLKRGTDGLEKVTETNRVSQLLAEIKFLFLNIKYLIPFLLNQSGSLIYYYTLSTSELSLVVPVANSLTFLCTLLTGKLLGEEFGGKQAVVGMFLTMAGITLCVISSIDDQDTGKQDMAQPVH; encoded by the exons ATGGCGACTGTCG TGGAGCTGCTGAGTCTCTTGCTGGTGTCTTTGCTGTGGGGCTGCACCAACCCTTTCCTGAAGAGAGGTACAGATGGGTTAGAAAAGGTGACAGAGACCAACAGAGTGTCACAGCTACTGGCTGAGATCAAGTTTCTTTTCCTTAACATCAAG TACCTGATCCCTTTTCTTCTGAACCAGAGTGGCTCTTTGATCTACTATTATACACTTTCCACCTCAG AGTTATCGCTTGTTGTTCCAGTGGCCAACTCTCTCACCTTCCTTTGCACTCTGCTCACAGGCAAGCTACTGGGTGAAGAATTTGGAGGCAAAC aggcAGTCGTAGGAATGTTTCTCACCATGGCAGGCATCACTCTGTGTGTTATAAGCTCCATCGACGACCAAGACACTGGGAAGCAGGATATGGCTCAGCCTGTGCACTAA
- the dcdc2b gene encoding doublecortin domain-containing protein 2B, whose translation MAASTAATTVLPPVKSVMVYRNGDPFYNGRRFVVNQRQVATMEAFLNEVTQNIGAPLAVRTLYTPRQGHRVADLQDLQTGAQYVAAGYERFKKLDYLNVGAKKQPAAHKETQAKVTQRPNVSAKWRKFIPVPCIIHVFRNGDLLCPPFRFIIPRSMQQDLEQILSLVTEKVSLRTGAVRRLCSLEGATVSSAGELETGHCYVAVGTERFKKLPYVELLVSKATERYYPGKRRLLKRTENGKAGSGPEDQYSDSALLDSPESDGRRVKSTGDEAAPPQATQQRSRRQGAEETSAFFARPVKIHKNRGQTRLPLSNGSVQPSVFKRAARRRRDEVRGAEEVKEDENTATELPVDQRVAEVVEDEELNNTNDPPHSTKQRDAQIIKIEQHNEREHPHKYNGKQAQSSEQNGVEQTKDSARAEKSAAEILEPELKHTTSTSRPSSSSSQGKNRGEKDSQQDVLSNTAEQNHHQDDL comes from the exons ATGGCTGCGAGCACTGCAGCCACAACTGTCCTGCCTCCGGTGAAGAGCGTGATGGTGTACAGGAATGGTGACCCCTTCTACAATGGACGGAGGTTCGTGGTCAACCAGCGTCAAGTGGCCACTATGGAAGCTTTTCTCAATGAAGTGACCCAGAACATCGGTGCACCGCTTGCCGTCAGGACTTTGTACACCCCCAGGCAGGGCCACAGGGTCGCAGACCTCCAGGACCTTCAGACAGGAGCCCAGTATGTTGCTGCGGGCTATGAAAGGTTCAAGAAACTGGA CTACCTGAACGTAGGAGCAAAAAAGCAGCCTGCTGCCCACAAAGAAACCCAG GCTAAAGTAACCCAGAGGCCAAATGTTTCAGCTAAATGGAGGAAGTTTATACCTGTACCTTGCATTATACA TGTTTTCCGTAATGGAGATCTCCTGTGTCCACCATTTCGATTCATCATTCCTCGGAGCATGCAGCAGGATCTGGAGCAGATCCTGAGTCTGGTCACAGAAAAGGTCAGCCTACGAACCGGAGCTGTGCGCAG GTTGTGCTCTTTGGAAGGAGCAACTGTGTCCTCAGCTGGGGAGCTGGAGACTGGCCACTGCTACGTTGCCGTGGGAACCGAGAGGTTCAAGAAACTTCCATATGTGGAGCTGTTGGTTTCAAAAGCTACGGAGAG ATATTACCCAGGAAAGAGAAGGCTGTTGAAGAGAACTGAG aACGGGAAAGCAGGAAGCGGTCCAGAAGACCAGTACAGTGACTCAGCTCTCCTCGACTCCCCAGAG TCTGATGGTCGGAGGGTGAAGTCAACAGGAGATGAGGCTGCACCTCCACAAGCCACgcagcagaggagcaggagacagGGAGCAGAGGAGACGTCTGCGTTCTTTGCCAGGCCGGTCAAGATCCACaaaaacagaggacagacaAGACTGCCACTCAGTAATGGATCTG TCCAGCCTAGCGTATTTAAAAGAGCAGCacggaggaggagagacgaggTACGAGGAGccgaggaggtgaaggaggatgAGAACACAGCTACAGAGCTTCCTGTTGACCAG AGAGTGGCAGAGGTGGTGGAGGATGAGGAACTCAACAACACAAACGATCCTCCGCACAGCACAAAGCAG AGAGATGCACAAATTATAAAGATCGAGCAGCACAATGAGAGAGAGCACCCACACAAATACAATGGAAAACAG GCTCAGTCATCTGAACAAAATGGTGTGGAACAGACAAAAGACTCTGCCAGGGCTGAgaaatctgctgctgaaatacTG gaaCCTGAGCTGAAGCACACAACTTCAACGTCAAGGCCTTCATCGTCCAGCTCTCAGGGAAAGAACAGGGGAGAAAAG GACAGCCAACAGGACGTCCTGTCAAATACAGCAGAACAGAACCATCATCAGGACGACTTGTGA